A region of the Armatimonadota bacterium genome:
TCCATGGATCCATGGCTAACGACTAGCGAGCAGCACCTCTGGAGAATCTGGGTCTTTAGTTCCTCGAGCCGCCCAGGCTCAATCTTCGGGTCAGGGGAATAGAGAGTCCGAACTTGAACCGACCCTTCCCCTCGCCTAACGAAGAACGCCTCGCCCACCTTCTGCCGGATCAGCGTTTGGCGAATGTGCTCTCTGGACTCTCCTGTGATCACATCGCATGCGAGTTCGCCCGCATCGAGCGAGCCGGTCTGGAAGAAGAGCTGGATTGAGACGTTGTTGCGAATTGCTTGACGGAGTGCCGGGTCAAGCTGAGCAAGGTTTTGGTGGGTCAGCACGAGTGAAAGGCCAAAACGCCTCCCTTCGGCGATGATTGCTCCGAACGCAGGAGTCGCCAGCGTCACAAATTCATCGACGTAAAGGGTGACGGGGTTTCACTCACCTTCCCGGATTTCAGCTCTGGCCATGACCGCGCTTTGTAGAGAGCTGACGAGGAGACCGCCGAGCAGATGGGAAGCGCCGTGAAAGCGGTGAGCGGCTAGGGCAACGAGAAGCAACTGCCCGCGTCGGTCAAGCACCGCTTGCCAATCAAAGCCCGTCGCGCCTGAAAGCATCCTCCGCATTTGGGGAATCGAGAGCAAGGGAGTGATCTTGTTGAGAACCGGCAGGCTCCAGGACTGCTGCCTTTCTGCAGAGAGCGTGCCATACCGCCCAAAGAAGCCCTGGACGTGCTCATCGGGACAAACCGCGACCACTTGTTCCCGAAAGATGGGATCTCCCAGCAGCCGCTCAATATCAACCAGGCTCTTCCCGGCAGAAGCGAGGGCGAAGAGAGAGTTGCGCAGCGTCTCTTCAAGCTGGATGCCCCAGGACTCCGAGCCCCTCTTAACGACTTCCAGAAGATGGAGCGAGCGCGAATACAGGTCGCCTGGGCAGGCAAGTGGGTTGAACGGCATGAAGTAGGCGTCCTCGCGAAGGTCCAAGAGGCTGACTCCTTTGAGACCAGCATTCTGTCCGGCAAGGCGGGTGAGGATCCGGTCGACGAGATCGCCTCTTAAGTCCAGCACCACGCAGGTACGGCCCTGGCTGACTTCGTCCTCGATCAGCCGAAGAAGTAGGCTGGTCTTACCGCAGCCGGTGGCCCCAATGGCGTAGAGGTGCTTTCTCCGCTCTTCGGAAAGGACGCCGATGGGTCTGCCGGGGCTGGTTGGATCAGCGCCGAGCTCATGGCCCAGGAGGAACCCAGGAGCCGAACGCTCTTGGGCGGTCGGCCTCCGCCCAGATGCGGCAAGGACGCCCTTAACGGCCAGCGATTCGATGAGACCGGCGATTCCGCGCACGATTCGGATCGTAGACCCGAAATGCAGCACTTCTTAATATCCCGTAGTATTGTTGAGCAAGGACTCAAGTTCTCGTGGAACGACTGCCCCCGACTACCTTTGGCCGCTCGCTTCGAACCTTGATTCGGGAGCGCTTTGGCACCCAGGCCCGGCTCGCGCATGAGTTGGGTGTCGATGCCAGCTGGATCACCAAGGTCGTGAGGGGTAGCCAGGAGGGGCTCAGCTACTCAAGCCTTCAGAGGATCCTGGAGGCGTTCTCTCGCCCCTCAGACAAGGACCTTCTCTATGAGGCATGGAGGGAGTCGTTTGCGCCCTCGCCCACAGAACTGGCGCCGTCGATCTGGGATGGCGACGAGAGAATCTATGGATACTGTGGCACGGTTCCTGAGCTCATTTCGGCCGGCAAGGCCATAGTGGCGTTCCGGGCTCTTCAACCCATCTGGAGCGCGCTTCAAACCCGCCCGGCACGATCTGAAGGTGCCCTGAGGGTTGGGCACTCCCTGGTTGATGTTGCCAACCAGCTTGACCGGCCAAGCGTCTCCCTTGAAGTCGCCGCCAAGATGCGGGAGATCGCGCTTCTCAAGAGGGAGTTAGGCTGGGTGGCAACGGCCCTCGGGCTGGAGAGCGTCAGCCTCAGGCACCTGCGGCCCAGAAGGCTTGCGATTGCTGAAGGCTCATTCCATCGGTTTGGGGCGTACCTGCAGGATTGGCAACCGGTTTCTGTTGAGGGGCGCTCCCGAAGAACAGGTCTTGTGCGAGCCCTTTCCAGAGACCAGCTGCTTGTTGGGCTCGACGCCGTTCAGGAGGGGACCCGTGAAGCGGAGGGACTTGCCTTACGCATCACTAACCTTGAGAGCCAGCTGAGGGACACGCCGGAGGGTCCAGAGCTTGGGCTGGCGAGCGAGGTGCTGGCAAGGACTCTGGTTGCCTCGGGGCAGTTGGAAAGGGCAGCGCGGGCTCTCACTACCGCAGCAAGGCACACCGATTCAAGGGCAAACGAAGTCAAAGTGCTGATCTGCAGAGCGCAGCTCCACATCGCGGACGGGCAACTTGGCGAAGTAGAAGCGCTCCTTGGCAAAGCAGCGGGTTTTGCCGACGAGTGGACTCTGATCCACCACCGCCACAAGATTGCCGAGATCAACAGAAGCCTGAACGCGAGGCACTCCGATCGATATATTCTTAGGAGAATACGAAAGGAATAGTCAACATTTTCGGCGAACTGAGCTAAGCTCAATGAACTCGATCAAGGCTGATTGACCCGCTGATTGAGTTTGGGTAGCTCATTGATCTACTTGTGAGGCGACCATGCATCAGTATTACTGCGTTCAGATTCCGCCAAATGTCAGCGTCCAAGCCGGGACACCGGCAGCCGCTGCGAACTACCTCGGCGAGGTGCTCAACAAATACGCCGCTGAGGGCTGGGAGTTCTACAGCATCGAGACCATTGGGGTGATCGAGCATCCGGGATGTGGCTGCGGTTGCCTGATGTTCCTGGCGACCCTCCTTAACCTCAACAAGCCGACGCATACCGAAACCTACGTGATCGTCTTCAGGCGCCAGGTGTAGCCCGTCAAGATATGATGATTGCCTCTGATGCTCGATGCCAAAAGGAGTTTCCTTCGACAATCGACAATGCCTGCCTAAATGGGTCGAGAACGCTGATCGGTGAAGCAAATTGCTAAGGCTGTCGAGTCGCAAGGAAATCCAGGAACTCATCCGCCCCGGCTGGAAAGTGCTTGACGTCGGGTCAGGCGACAATCCGTTTTGTAGGGCTACGGTGCTTCTTGACCGAGGTCCACGCGCGAGCACGGCAGGCGGCAGAACGTTTTCCGAAAACCCCAGAGCAAAACTTGCCCGCGATACCCGCCCGCTGGTGCTCGCAGACGTTGCGGCGCTGCCCTTTCAGGACAGTGCATTTGACTTCGTTTACGCGGCTCACGTGCTGGAGCACGTCAATGATCCGGCCAAATGTATTGGCGAGCTGACTCGAGTTGCCCCGCGGGGTTATGTCGA
Encoded here:
- a CDS encoding type IV secretory system conjugative DNA transfer family protein, which produces MTLATPAFGAIIAEGRRFGLSLVLTHQNLAQLDPALRQAIRNNVSIQLFFQTGSLDAGELACDVITGESREHIRQTLIRQKVGEAFFVRRGEGSVQVRTLYSPDPKIEPGRLEELKTQILQRCCSLVVSHGSMDQDCPSAGPQRQKEVRHGKLPRVTKAN
- a CDS encoding type IV secretion system DNA-binding domain-containing protein, coding for MRGIAGLIESLAVKGVLAASGRRPTAQERSAPGFLLGHELGADPTSPGRPIGVLSEERRKHLYAIGATGCGKTSLLLRLIEDEVSQGRTCVVLDLRGDLVDRILTRLAGQNAGLKGVSLLDLREDAYFMPFNPLACPGDLYSRSLHLLEVVKRGSESWGIQLEETLRNSLFALASAGKSLVDIERLLGDPIFREQVVAVCPDEHVQGFFGRYGTLSAERQQSWSLPVLNKITPLLSIPQMRRMLSGATGFDWQAVLDRRGQLLLVALAAHRFHGASHLLGGLLVSSLQSAVMARAEIREGE
- a CDS encoding helix-turn-helix transcriptional regulator; translated protein: MERLPPTTFGRSLRTLIRERFGTQARLAHELGVDASWITKVVRGSQEGLSYSSLQRILEAFSRPSDKDLLYEAWRESFAPSPTELAPSIWDGDERIYGYCGTVPELISAGKAIVAFRALQPIWSALQTRPARSEGALRVGHSLVDVANQLDRPSVSLEVAAKMREIALLKRELGWVATALGLESVSLRHLRPRRLAIAEGSFHRFGAYLQDWQPVSVEGRSRRTGLVRALSRDQLLVGLDAVQEGTREAEGLALRITNLESQLRDTPEGPELGLASEVLARTLVASGQLERAARALTTAARHTDSRANEVKVLICRAQLHIADGQLGEVEALLGKAAGFADEWTLIHHRHKIAEINRSLNARHSDRYILRRIRKE
- a CDS encoding DUF4177 domain-containing protein; this encodes MHQYYCVQIPPNVSVQAGTPAAAANYLGEVLNKYAAEGWEFYSIETIGVIEHPGCGCGCLMFLATLLNLNKPTHTETYVIVFRRQV